Proteins co-encoded in one Setaria viridis chromosome 9, Setaria_viridis_v4.0, whole genome shotgun sequence genomic window:
- the LOC117837387 gene encoding uncharacterized protein, with the protein MSRCFPFPPPGYEKTARPDAQLVSNLQQLDKEKHKEKKHKKDKKDKDKKEGKEKKDKDRSKDKHKDKKDRKEKHRDKKKDKSKDKSRESVEGIERHDEVLHDQKVGESSRKSEEIKDLKSREDLVRKIPDEKGAASRPIENHAVSNDRSRGGFSASPAIENERPAVNKMHIHSSNASRKIEGLGQQNININQQKNGTSMRHSENFTTSAQRPAAGFAPAPTMEERGRVGRPPSNTEATPRKEGIGQRISNISILVQKRTETTNKDLAKKEVGTTSPLLPNHANTMQKGNGKVGRPMENTAVSMQRLDSPSTSSAAVGMDRGIPRSTIPSPSITIRRPNGMVRSSENLSASANKPDAGALSPAMWKEKEHGGRLPQPNISTDQKVVMSKPPAAVKAADGRAERMEKVRDGAPDVAKKEDKKSDRHEKKKRKEKDKHKEKKKEKEAKKEKAEHNHKEHDKLKDNSINYPIDSLQLKPSAPPLAPPVDDGKSKSVVPDEKKRKSHETNGYLQNIHDMRPTKLPRPALPNNRVENGNASHVAAPLSSVKPEAVNTEKAERLHKKEEKFNGNQQAQQQPPVDPVAAYENGMPSRKSPHPDCKYLSQIYSIPEAPQMTEWSEHEGEDWLFDQGSSTQLRKSDSELEADGAPQVWAQALKIDPADVIALPYVIPF; encoded by the exons ATGTCTCGCTGCTTCCCGTTTCCGCCACCAGGATATGAGAAGACCGCGCGCCCCGACGCCCAGCTAGTCTCCAACCTTCAGCAGCTCGACAAG GAGAAACACAAAGAGAAGAAGCATAAGAAGGACAAGAAGGACAAAGATAAAAAAGAAGGTAAAGAAAAGAAGGATAAAGACAGGAGTAAGGATAAGCACAAAGATAAGAAAGATCGAAAAGAAAAACACAgagacaagaaaaaagataagagcAAAGATAAAAGCAGGGAGTCGGTAGAAGGAATTGAAAGACATGATGAGGTTCTCCATGATCAGAAGGTTGGAGAGAGCAGCAGGAAATCTGAAGAAATTAAGGATCTTAAATCCAGGGAGGATTTGGTCAGAAAGATACCGGATGAGAAAGGGGCGGCGAGTCGACCTATTGAAAATCATGCTGTTTCAAATGATAGAAGTCGCGGAGGCTTCAGTGCATCACCTGCAATTGAGAATGAAAGACCTGCAGTTAATAAAATGCATATTCATTCTAGTAATGCTTCAAGGAAAATTGAGGGGTTGGGACAACAGAACATCAACATCAATCAACAAAAGAATGGGACATCGATGCGGCATTCTGAAAACTTCACTACTTCAGCTCAGAGACCTGCTGCTGGCTTTGCACCAGCACCTACGATGGAGGAAAGAGGCAGAGTTGGGAGGCCTCCCTCCAATACTGAAGCCACACCAAGAAAAGAGGGGATTGGACAGCGAATCAGTAACATTAGCATATTGGTTCAGAAGAGAACTGAGACTACAAACAAAGATCTTGCAAAGAAAGAAGTTGGCACCACCTCGCCATTGCTTCCAAATCATGCTAATACTATGCAGAAAGGAAATGGCAAGGTTGGTAGGCCAATGGAGAACACAGCAGTATCCATGCAGAGACTGGACAGTCCATCGACATCCAGCGCAGCAGTGGGGATGGATAGAGGAATACCCAGGTCAACTATCCCAAGCCCAAGCATTACAATTCGGAGACCCAATGGAATGGTGCGGTCATCTGAAAACCTTTCTGCCTCTGCTAATAAACCCGATGCTGGAGCCCTTTCTCCTGCTATGTGGAAGGAAAAGGAACATGGTGGAAGGTTGCCACAGCCTAATATTTCAACTGATCAGAAAGTGGTTATGTCAAAACCTCCAGCTGCGGTCAAGGCTGCAGATGGAAGAGCTGAAAGGATGGAGAAGGTCAGAGATGGGGCACCTGATGTTGCCAAGAAAGAGGACAAGAAAAGTGATCGgcatgagaaaaagaaaaggaaagagaaagataaacacaaagagaagaaaaaggagaaagaggcaAAGAAGGAGAAAGCAGAACATAATCACAAAGAGCATGACAAGCTAAAAGATAACAGTATAAATTATCCGATAGATAGTCTTCAGTTGAAGCCCTCAGCCCCTCCTTTAGCCCCACCAGTTGATGATGGAAAATCTAAATCTGTTGTGCCTGATGAGAAGAAGCGAAAGAGTCATGAGACGAATGGTTACTTACAAA ACATTCATGATATGCGGCCTACAAAGTTGCCGAGACCAGCCCTCCCCAACAACCGTGTGGAGAATGGTAACGCATCTCATGTAGCCGCGCCACTCTCTTCTGTGAAGCCAGAAGCCGTAAATACTGAAAAGGCTGAAAGGCTCcacaagaaggaagagaagttCAATGGCAACCAACAGGCTCAGCAGCAACCGCCAGTCGATCCAGTGGCTGCATATGAAAATGGCATGCCTTCTAGGAAGTCACCTCACCCTGACTGCAAGTATCTTAGCCAGATATACAGCATTCCTGAAGCACCTCAAATGACGGAATGGTCTGAGCATGAAGGTGAGGACTGGCTGTTCGACCAAGGTAGCAGCACCCAATTAAGGAAGAGCGATTCGGAGCTTGAGGCTGATGGAGCTCCCCAAGTGTGGGCTCAGGCTCTGAAAATTGACCCTGCTGATGTCATTGCTTTACCGTATGTCATCCCGTTTTAG